The DNA segment GGTTCATTAGCTGTAAATTATAACGTAAATTAGTGATATTAGGAATATTTGTATTTAttagcttttatttttttctattaaggTTCTAGCCTTTGTGTATAAATTTGAATCATTGTAAAATCAATTGATATATGGAAATACATATAGAAAATtttcaattctctctaatttCATCATATAACTTTTTAGAATCTTGGTCGAGTGATTTTAGCTAGAAGCGATATACAATTTCCTTGCTCAATCATTGAGATTACTTAAAAGAATTCCTTTCTGTTACTTGCATATTATAGGACCTCAATTACATTGCGACAGAGGATTACTGAGTTGAGTTTACATAACCTAGGTATCATTATCATTGAGATATATGGCTGCCACCGGGTGGACTAGGAGCTACCCTTCTTGGTTTTTTGTTATCCCTTGTAGTTATGTGCCATGGGCTATTTTTACCTAACTGCTTTCACTTGATAAATTTGAGGATGGACCATTTATGTCCCACTCGAcaagcttaaagaaaaatggcAAGAGATAGACCTTGGGCTTACATATAATTGAAGAGCTAAGAAGAAAATTTTCTCATGTAAACTGGATTATTACTGGAATGTTGTTATATTTGACAGAGGAAGCCCTGCATGCAATCCACATTCTACCGGTTCTTCCCCCTCTAGCGGATGAGGACTTTGTAGTATTTTTAGGGATTACATGCAAAAGCTGGAGCAGTTTATGGTCATACAAATGTGCTAAAAATGTCGCTTTCTTGTTCTGCTTTCTGCTACTTTGTCTGTCTGCCatgtttaattttttaatcagTATAGTCTTGTATATCACCAATGTCACAATTTCAATTTTCAGGCTGAGTTGGAGGAATCTGATAATAAGGATGGACCAGACATCGAGGATGCTCGGAGCACTATTACGGaggttgcacaattatttcaAGCAACAGATGCATAGCGAGTGCCAACAATCAATGTAAAGAGTTGGACATAGATATGGATTTGTATGATTGCTTTCACATTCATAAACAGTTCGTATGGATTGCTGCTGTGATGGATTTTGGTAATTTGTTGTGTAAACATTATCTCCAGCTGAATATGCTAGTTAAAGTTATTACATGAATTTCCTTTCACCAATAGTTGTTTCCCAGTGGAAAATGAATTTTACCTTGCATGATTTCAACTTTCCACAAGAAGTTTTAGAACCATGGTTTTTGTTCAATCATTTGAAAATGAGGGTAAGGCAAAACACCATTAGTACTTTCTAACAGATATGCTTTGTGATCAATGCGAAATGGTTGGTGTTGACATCGCAAAGCCCCCTTACCACCAATCCTTTTCTAAGGTCAATCCAAGGTCATCTTTTTTCAGAGAGGAGGTTTTAGGATAATACCATCCTCAGAGAGGTTAAGAATTCACAAGTATGAAGACTATAAAATTAAGCCTTGGTAGGAAGGTATCATGTGGGCTGTATTGATTACCTTATGACCCACTTAACAATTTCTGAAAGAGTAAACATAAACAGGAGATCATGTACACAAGCCTAATGTTACAGCACAacagtgaaaaaaaaaatgtaaaagtaaAGCCATTCTCTGTTCACGAAAATTAGTCACCgcaattttcttccttttttataAAGAATGGCGAGACCCTCTTCTAAGCCTCCTACGGAAAGGCCTGCATGCCACAATGCTAAGATCAACTGCTACCGCAAGTGCCATAAAGATTGCAGCATCCTCTACACATGTCACATGTCGCATTGCCAATTGAACCAATGGTTTGCTATGCTTCCCTTCCCCTTGCACTCTACAGCTCATGACAAAACCACCGGTTGGACCTAACCCTGAAAAGTCTCCACTACTCTGTGGACTTGGTATTGGGGTTGATGCAGCCCGCAACTGCCTGTCAGTGTCTATGAAAAACTCCCCACCCTTTTCAGCACTGATGAAGATCTCAGACATGAGAACCTCACCCCCCTCCTGGCTTTCAGACAGAAGGTGAAATCTGCAGCAAATGGAATCAGATCTGATACCACGTTCGCGCCATGCCTCCAGCTTTCCCCATGGCTGCCAGCTCTCAGGTCTGCAAACGTCTGGGCGAACAATCAACCAAGCTCCAGGGTTGGACTTGGCAACCCAATCACAACCTGTTGACGGCACAAAAGGAGTTGTTATGAAGGCTGCCGCAACAGCTGAGCCAGAGAGATCATGTATCTTAACCTTCCATCCCTTCCGTTCTCTTCTTTCTGTTTCCAGGTCAATGCCGTCGACAGAGGTTGACCAATAGGTGCTCAATGGATCCACCTGAGACACCCTGTCAGTTCATAGGCCATCAAAAGTCTCATTAACGATGATATAATAATTTGAAGATGGGTGCATCCTGCTAAGTTCTACTACCAATGAACTTACAACTAAGATAATACTAATC comes from the Hevea brasiliensis isolate MT/VB/25A 57/8 chromosome 5, ASM3005281v1, whole genome shotgun sequence genome and includes:
- the LOC110658161 gene encoding uncharacterized protein LOC110658161, whose protein sequence is MDPQAFIRLSIGSLGLRIPETVLKSGIHAFSSPCSCEIRLRGFPVQTTSVPLVSSPEATPDIHGIASSFYLEESDLKTLLTPGCFYTHHACLEIVVFTGRKGSHCGVGIKRHQIGTFKLEVGPEWGEGKPAVLFNGWIGIGKNKQESRKPGAELHLRVKLDPDPRYVFQLEDVTTSSPQIVQLQGSIKQPIFSCKFSRDRVSQVDPLSTYWSTSVDGIDLETERRERKGWKVKIHDLSGSAVAAAFITTPFVPSTGCDWVAKSNPGAWLIVRPDVCRPESWQPWGKLEAWRERGIRSDSICCRFHLLSESQEGGEVLMSEIFISAEKGGEFFIDTDRQLRAASTPIPSPQSSGDFSGLGPTGGFVMSCRVQGEGKHSKPLVQLAMRHVTCVEDAAIFMALAVAVDLSIVACRPFRRRLRRGSRHSL